A segment of the Crassostrea angulata isolate pt1a10 chromosome 10, ASM2561291v2, whole genome shotgun sequence genome:
GTGGTGGTTATGATCGCCATTTGGATCTTGGCACTCGCAGTGTCCTCCCCATTCCTGGTTATTCAAAGAATTGGGAAACGTCTGAAAGTAATCAACGAGCTTCCCGGATTGGCGTTCGTGGAGGTTTGTGTGGAACACTACGAGACCAAAGCGTTGGAAGAGGCCCACACTCTGGTACAATTCACCGTATTTTACTGTGTACCAATCGGAATAATGTTGTTTGCTTACGGCAAGATCGCCCATCAGTTGTGGATCAGGAAACCGATCGGGGACTCCCATGACTGGGAGAAATCCTTGAAGCAGAAGAAGAGCATCATACGAATGTTGATTGTGATCGTTCTCATCTTTCTCTTAAGCTGGTTACCATTCTTCGCCGTTCATATTTACCGCTTTTATCATTACGTACCCTATGAGAACTTCCGTCTGGTGAGTCTTGTCGTTCAGGTCATCGGGTTCACGAATTCAGCATTGAACCCGATCATTTACGGATTCATGAACCAGAAATTCAAGCAGACATTTCGTCATATGTACACCAGACTTCGGATGAAGATTTACCGAGGGAACAATGCTTCAGTACATAGTCAGTCGAGTTCCGCCCCGAACAGTCAAACAGCAGAAAGTGTGGTCTAACGGTGATGCACGTAGTAACAACTCTTTTTGAACAAGAAAATACccaattgcattgtgggtcgttCTATCAATGAATCATGCTGGTTCATGTACATGTGAATTTATTCTTATTATAAATctgtacatatattttcaatttctatgATAACTTTTAACCCATGTTGTCTCAGCATcagaaatatattatattttcattagttATTTTCCCTTTGTCATTTTACTTGTATACGAgaataaaaattgattgtatCGAACTATCTTCAGTTTATTGGTAAATGTACCCGTACTTCCTCAGAGAGTGTCTGCGATAATGACTTTCTATTCCGTCTTGCTAAGAAAAAAGGGGATACTTTATGTATATGCATAATTCCATTACCTTTCCATGATTTAGTATTTAGCAATTTTAGAgggtttgtttaaatcataaaatgtttcctttggcgattcatgcgggatatgaaggtagcgacattgctgaaaaaatatataacccgCGTCAGCGgattatgttattttttctgcaatgatcgctatctTCATAATCCTTATGTTCCAATCATCAAAAAAAGCttcttattgtttttatttacatctttcttttgacaaataaataaatttattgtaaaaagtaagtaaaattaactaaatcaGTGTTATACtatacatcagtacgttagttgattaaaagaaacaacaaaatCGTCTCCTacgggaatttgagtctgacatcatcaggtttcgaccaatcgataaacgggccgtgtagatttcagtctgtctgtttctttagagctatgaattaactaaagtagagggaatcatactcggtaaatgtaaatattcattcTATACAACCAAAGGTTGATTAACAGCAacaaattcttcaaaatatcCAAAACCCGCGAACAATACCAATTAAGATTTTACTTTTGCATTTTCCAGTTTGGATTAATATACCGAACTGGCGTTCTTTATTGTGTTTGAGGGGACACTAAATCACTTGAAATAAGAGATATGTGGGAACAATTCAAAGTTGTAGGTAGAAATGTACATGCAAGCGCTATCGCTAACTTTCCTTATTTCATAGCAAGTAATGTGACGCTGATAAATTtgacacttgttgcaaaagctaatcaagatatatatatttttaaacagggACAAAAATTTAAGGCTTTTAgtttatacaaaaatatcaagatatatatttttttaaatagggaCAAAAATTTAAGGCTTTTAgtttatacaaaaatatcaagatatatatatttttaaatagggACAAAAATTTAGGCTTTTagtttatacaaaaatatgatTGAAGACAACAAAATTTCCCTAAAAGTTAGAATTAAAACCCAACCGTGCGACTAATGAATGTCTGCTAAATGCTCTTACAAATAAGCCACTTTAAGTCACAACATCCGAGCGTACCTTGCGCATAtccatatacattgtatatttttttaaggggggggggggttggggggttggAGAGAGGGGTCAAGGAATACTTCATATTCAATATGTTTACtcaagggtttttttttgggggggggggggggtgtcacaGGTCTATTTCTGGCAGGTTTTTCATGTGAAATTGTAagtatgaattttaatgttcaaacaagaggcccatggggccacatcgctcacctgagcaacaattggcgttcaaaagatattgtgccatatggtccctcggtagaataacaaaaaataaatattgtcaagtattcgaattttacaattatttttgcatacacgtaatctttgacattgtaccttcatgaaatactattttttaccagaataagaaaatcctacgcaagatataaaactaaacatttggcaggggtacactgttaagttgttaacttccaattccctatattttcgttctgccccccccccccccccccacacacacacactttgtaaagcgatcaaaataaatgagagcatataggtacatttgtttcatcaactacttacttgttattgtatttaaaaaaaatatataatacactgtagttattgtattttatttaaaaaatccttcatgtatagatgtgaagaagaaaattgtacctcaatgtgctcaattcctcaaattaaaacattcaaaaatttaatttgtttttccattataattaaatgactgttatttacctcgcgtacaaaccaggataattttccgctgtgatattttcttaggaatagcgataattattttatccccataacagaaatgtgtcaaaactatggaaactgttttaaagatgtcgtttttatttactcgtgtctgaaaaactatcaaaattgatgtagatttcacattatttattgtataatgagaggaccccagagagtaggtatataccgaatatcattcttttatttttttgttcaagtatttaacatactctaattcatatagaatttctaatgttcaaccaaaatttcagcgtcaatcgtagaattataagcaagatacagagctcacagtttccctaggtttgagtcatattttgttgacatgactttattacattcagcttaagatttttaacttggtatttcctattcaccattaaaaatgggaaaaaagaatggcctaagattttcaattcactcaagaccagttcattggtatttaaggttcaaaatcagtttatacaaatgtacacaaacacagtcaaggatcacatgtacagtaggagtaataatgacgaaaaaaggttaagtttacaatacaataagttgttaaaattggtttctggaagaacagactttgaaaattttcttaataaatattgacaaattttttacttttttaatctttagtttttaagatctgtgtacaaacatagaattgtgagcaaatctctgtatcttaattgcttataattcgaagcttaacactcaaatatggttagtaaatagaaattgtaaacaattaaacacaagaaacatgcatgcactataacaaataaagaacacaatttattttttcgaaatgaatcatatatacactgtaacacatgtatatatacctacatatttccttcagcgatatcaaactctatttaaactgaataaactcgagaaaatgccgagcatcgatctcaacaaaacctattgcattaatctaccattacgcaaaagataatgccgaattaccgatagaatgaattgtatttcagtacttttttgatacatcagattttgcttaatttgcgcaggtaaagagttaactgtttgatctaccgaagtctctgtttgaattgatacgtaaaaatcacgaaatacgagAGTTCCCTGGTTAaaatacaaagcataaataatgcatacgaaacgaaaatcagtcctagctaacaccaacgtcatgtgtgaaatctgtcaacgcattgaaatatttagcctcaatttacttcacaaaatcggcaccaatatattttgcatgtttcaaaaatttcccttcatacacgaactgttgcataaacaagcaaattcatcatagtcagatcgaccctttttcgtataatgtcatggctgctttaaacaaagaacctcgttttagaagtatggaatacgagtcttggtaaaatgggtatgcaaacccgggccgtggcaaattAAAAGCCGGggtagatcggcaatcgtcaattccaaatacgcattattttgcggcaatatttacagcgaatacaaatataactggtccatcaaatatcctgaaattttaatgagattggcagattaataactgccaatcttttgttttgaccaggccaagtcttgcctacccattttaccggatgccgaaccgaaccgaagctgaaacacgcctttcctttatcattattttcgtaataactcaagacttgaaactgaattagaccttaatttttgcaatttatattttccttcccataaggataatttatgctaaactacgttgaatttgcctcggtagttcttgaatagaagatttttaaaaatgcacccccctttttctacagtttcaaggttttctccgctttgaatacagatcgtacttttatttctgcaatttatattcgccatcccataaggatgctttgtgccaaatttggttgaaattggataagcggttttagagaagaagttcaaaatgtaaaaagtttacagacggacggacggacggacggacggacagacggacggacagacggacgacggacaaaatgtgatcagaatagctcacttgagctttcagctcaggtgagctaaaaagggttTGGggtgtccccccccccccccccccccccccatcatgAGCGCATTCCCATCGTTTCGTTTACTAagcaaaacaaatgaaataaatctaattgttttaaaaaattttaatatttaatttactaGTAAATCAGATTTATTCACACATTCAATAGAAATTGACAGCAACTAAAACTGAATACTCT
Coding sequences within it:
- the LOC128167804 gene encoding QRFP-like peptide receptor gives rise to the protein MDLQPGMMNYSTYYNMYDYYLPDNNSDYFTPHPDHFIPPPVPGHIKIIFTVVYSIIMLFALSGNTLVIFVILGNKSLRNVTNMFLISLAISDIFISGFNIPLGLLYNFNGEWTHGEILCKFVSFATSVNVIASIMTLTAVALERYYAICHPLKMRYLKKTTRVVVVMIAIWILALAVSSPFLVIQRIGKRLKVINELPGLAFVEVCVEHYETKALEEAHTLVQFTVFYCVPIGIMLFAYGKIAHQLWIRKPIGDSHDWEKSLKQKKSIIRMLIVIVLIFLLSWLPFFAVHIYRFYHYVPYENFRLVSLVVQVIGFTNSALNPIIYGFMNQKFKQTFRHMYTRLRMKIYRGNNASVHSQSSSAPNSQTAESVV